The genomic segment GGTGTTCCGACAAAAACAGGTGAACGGCACTATAACAGTCCAAAGTGCGCATGGCCACATCCGCGATGTATGCGACCCCCGCGCGAGAGTTGAGTTCTGATGGCACTGTCGGTGGGGGCACATGTTCAGGCCATTCACGGTGAGCGGTTCCAATCATAAGCCATCCCCACCCTTTTGTTTAGGCCGATTCAGCGGCAGAGGACGCCGTGATTCAGAGTCCGATATTCGATCAGTTTGTGAACCACAGCCCGCTCAGCGTGATGTCGCGTGCGACGATCGAGCGGGTGTTCTCGACGTCGTCCCTCGACGCGTTGTTTGACCGCGTCGCCGATGCGGGTTACACCCGCGAGCTCTTATTCTCGACCGTCGTGGATCTGATGAGCCGGGTTGTGTTCCGGAAGGCTCCGCATGTCCAATCGGCCTACCAGCAGCGGGCCGAGCAGATCCCGGTCACGCTCAAGAGCGTCTATGAGAAGCTCCAGAACATCGAACCGGTCGTCTCCGCCGAGTTGGTGCGCCACGTCACCGGACGGTGTTACGACGTGATTGCCGAGATGGGCGGGACCCGCACGCCTCTGCTGGCCGGTCGGCGGGTCCGCATCCTCGACGGCAACCACTTGGCGGCCACACAGAAAAGGCTCCAGGTTACCCGCGGGCACACGGCCGGGCCACTCCCGGGGCAGGCTCTGGCCATCCTCGATCCGCAGGCGATGGTCATCGCCGACCTGATCCCCTGTGAGGACGCCCACACCCAAGAACGCGCCCTGCTCGGCCAAGTTCTCGCCAAGGTGGATATTGGCGAAGTGTGGGTCGGCGACCGGAACTTCTGCACGCTCGAGTTCCTCTGCGAACTCGAGCAGAAGGAGGCGTTCTTCGTCATCCGCCGGCACGGGAACACGACCATCGAGGCGGAGCCGGGGGTTGATTGGGGGGCGGAGGTCGAGACCGAAACGGGGTGGGTCCGCGAGCGTCGGGTGTGGTTGTGTGTGGGTGGGCTGCGGGTGTTGGAGGTGCGTTGCGTCCGCGTGCGGTTGAGGCGGCCGACCGAGGACGGGGATGTCGCGATCGAGGTGCTCACGAACCTACCGGTCGAGGAGGCCGACGCGGCGGCGATTGCGAACCTCTACAGGAACCGGTGGACGATCGAAGGCGCGTTCCACGAATTGACGATGTCACTGCGTTGTGAGGTGGAGACGCTGGGGTATCCGAAGGCGGCGCTGTTCGGATTTGCGGTGGCGGTTTCGGCGTACAACGTGCTGTCGGTGCTGAAGGCGGCGTTGCGTGTGGCGCACGGCGAGGAGACGGTCGCAAACGAGGTGTCGAGTTACTACCTGGTGCTGGAGTTGTCGGCGGTCTACGCGGGCATGATGATCGCGCGGCCCGCCCCGCTGTGGTCGGGCTTCGGATCGATGCCCGTCGCGGAGTTCGCCGGCCACTTGGGTCGCTGGGCCACCCAGGTCAACATGGAGCGGATCAGGAAGTCGCCTCGCAAGCCGACCAAGAATCCGACCCCACGCATTCAAGATCCGGGACCACACGTTGCAACGGCTCGCCTACTGAACGACGCCAAGAAGAATAAAAAATCTGCGAAGAAATAGATCGCACAGCGATACCCACCGTGAATGGCCTGGGGCACATGTTCAGAGTCGTCTGGCATACTCACACGTTTTCGTGAGTTCAATGGATTCTGGCCCGCGGGCTCAGCCCACCTTTGCAGCAACGGCCGCGGCGAGGCTCTGGTTCTTCTCGGCGTAGATCTGCGTCACGTCGGCCTTCGAGTGGCCGAGGAGTACCTGGGCAGCTTCCAGGCCGTGTTCCTTCCGCACCATCGTGGCGAACGTGTGGCGTAGCTGATTGGGTGCCCAGCGGCGCGCGTCCTGCCACTGCTTCAACTGCTCCTTCTCGCCCGGGGTCAGTCGGGCTTTCCACGCGGCGGCCGTCTCACCGGCCCGCTGGCCGAGCGGGGCCGGCGCGGGAAATGCCCGGTCGCACGCGCGAGCGACCGCCCGGCCGTAACTGTGGTAGGTGTAACACGCGGCCGGCGGGCGCTTCGGGCGTCGGGTCCGCTTCTTGGCGCTCCGCTCCATGTGGGACGGGAACCGCGGCGTCTTGCGGTTCGTAGTCCGGGCCGCGTGCGCCTCTTCGACCGCCAGGGCGGCCGAGAACAGAAAGTCGGACGGGTCGTCTGTAAAGAACTCCTCCAGCAGCGCCTGGCACTTCGGCCCGATCGCGATGACGCGCGTCTTGTCCTTGTGGGCCGTCTTGTGCTGCCGCGGCCAGTAGAACCACACGGCACCCGACTCGTCGATGCCGCACTGGCGCAGCGCGCACGCCTCGCCCGGCCGGCACCCGGTCAGGCGCTGCACCTCAATCATCGCGCGGACGAACCGGTTCAGGTGGGGCAGGGTGGCGTCTACGGTCGCGTCATCGACGGGGGTGATGGGCTCCGTCTCACGGGCCGTCGTGCGGCCCTTCTGGAGACCGGCGAGGGTGGCGAGGGCGGTGAAGGTGGCGGCGGGTACCAGTTCCTCGGCGGCGGCCCATTTGAAGATGCGGCGGGCGATGTTGGTGCGGCGGTTCACTTCCTTGCGGGACAACTTCGCGATCACCCAGCCCTGCCGGACGGCCTTCAGCTTCAGCGGGCCGAAGTCTTTGGCGGGTTCCTGCCCGTAGGTCTCGCGGAGCGCCCGGATGACGAGTTTGACCTCCGCGAGTTCCGATGTGGGTTTCCCGTCCGGGGTGCGGTAGTGGCGCTCGGCGTGGGTGTGGTAGGCGTCGAGGAGTTCGACCAGGAGCAGGCCGTCGCGGCCCGCGACGGTCGCCCCCTTCGGCGCGACTTCTTGCTCCAACATGAGCCGCGCCCACGCGTCCTTACTTTCCTTCGAGTTAAAGACGCCGGGCAAGAGCTGCTGTTGGCGGACGCCGTTCGCGTCCGTCCACGTGGCCCGGGCGCGGCCGGACTGTTAGTGCTCGACGTAGCCGGGAAGGGACTTGCGCGGCCGGCCCATGACGTGCCCCTCCAATGGAACGAGTTTCGTGGAACGATTCCACGAATCCCAGGAGTTCAGGACGGCATTTTGGGAGACAGCTAACCGCTCGCAAACGCTAGGATTTCCAGGCTTTTCACTTCAGTAGCGGGGGCCGGAATTGAACCGGCGACAGCTCGCTTATGAAGCGAGTGCTCTAACCCCTGAGCTACCCCGCCTCAGGTTCTTTTACTTTACGCACACAGACCAGCCCGGCAAGTCACTCGCACTCAAGACACCCCAGACCGGAGCGGGTTCGCAAGTCCAGTAGAAGCCGACATAGCGGTCGTGCCACTTCGTTCCGGGCAGCTCCTGCCGAAGACCAGAGCCGTGCGCGGCCGGCTACTTTCGTCCTCTCGGCACGCCACCCGGCGTGGTGTCGATCTATGGCAGCGCGCTGGGTGGCTAATCCAACTGGTCGGCACTGGGAACCATCCGCGGCGTAACGCCGCAGTCGACGCTAACCGTGCGACCGCGCACGACTCTTCAGATTCACTTGTATCCGAGGCCGGCGCGGTCATCCAGCCCGGAGATGCGTACTTCTCCGTTCGTTTGCTCTATGGGGTGGGTGAACCGGTCGGCGACACGAATTGGCCCGACGTACTGAAGGCGGCCGATTCATTGCCCGCCGGAATCCAAACCAAAATACTGTTCCAGTAGCGACCCCGTTACCGGCGGACGGGAGCGTCGCTCGTGCAGGCCAACAGTGGGCACCGTTTGGCCAGGCGGGGGCAAGAGTTGACCAGAGGCGAGTGAAACCCGTTCTCAGTGACTGGGAATAATCCTTGAAACAGTAGGGCTGGGAGCGCGCGATCAGTGGCACGTCGTTTGCCAAGGGAGTGAGTCGCACTCTCACGTACACACCCTGCGCACGGCCACACGGAGTCTCAGTGTGATGTCCCGCTCCGGTCCGAATCGTTCCGCATTTACTCTGATCGAATTGTTGGTAGTAATAGCGATCATCGCGATCCTCATCGGCCTGTTGCTCCCGGCCGTGCAGAAGGTCCGGGAAGCCGCCGCACGGATGAAGTGCCAGAACAACCTGAAACAGATCGTTCTCGCCTGCCACAACTATGAGAGCGCCCAGGGCGGGCTGCCGATCCTCTACCCCTCCTCGAATCAGCTCGGCTGGATGACCCCGGTTCTCCCGTATATCGAGCAGCAGAACCTCGGCAACATCTACAACCTCAACTATCCGTGGTTCGATACCGTCAACGCGACCGCCATCCAGCAGCGCATTCCCATCTTCGAGTGCCCGTCCAGTCCGGTGGCGCACAGCTACACCGGCTTCGATTCCGGCTTCGCTTCCCAGGGAGGGGGGGGCACCGCCAACACGACCTTCATCACCGCGGTCACCGATTATTTCGCTATATCGGCGGCCGGCGGCGACTACGCCACCTATTACTCCAGCTCCAACGACACGAGCGGCCCCTTCGGATCGCAAAGCGCTACGCCCCCGGCCTCGCGCCAGTTGATCCAGATCACCGACGGCACCTCGAACACCTTCATGGTCGGCGAAGAGGCCGGCCGGCCGTACCTCTACGTGACCGGCGGAAAGCAGGTCCACAATGCCAATTTCCCCTCGTATGTCGGCAGTTACGGGTACAACCCCGGCAGCGACATCGCGCTGGACTACGGTTGGGGGTCGTGGGCGCACAACAACAACTTCAACGTCGGCACCTGGGGCGCCGATGGCCTGTCCAAGAACGGCCCGTGTGCCATCAACTGTAGTAACTACCGCGGCGTCTACAGCTTCCACACCGGTGGCGCCAACTTCGGCTTCGCTGACGGGTCGGTTCACTTCATCAGTAGTTCCCTCGCACCCGCCGCTTACTACGCTCTCATTACCGCGCGCGGCGGCGAAGTGATCCCCTCTTACTGACGGCTGCGTGCCCGCCCGACTTCGGAGATCCTCAATGTCTCGCTGCCCCGCGGCCCGGGCGCTCCTGGCCGCTCTTGTCCTCGCTGGCCTTCCGATCCACGCGGCGGCCGGCGAGAGCGTGCTCGTCATCGGCGGGTGGGATTACGGCGAAACGATGTTCGACCGCGCCGCCACCGGCATCGGTATGAGCGCCAAGTTCGTGACCACGGAAGACACGGACCGGGTGACGACCGATCAGCTCAAGGCCGCCGATCTGGTCTTCCTGTTGAACCTCAAGCCCGACGGCGTCGCCACGTTGAAGGACCGCGTGGCCGAGGCGAAAAAGGCCAAGCCGGGGCTGCTCGTTCTGTCGCTGGCGCAGCGCGACACGCAGAAGAGTTTCGAGCAGGCCGGGCTGATGGCCAGTGATCCGGAGATTTACAGGTATTGGAGGTACAACGGCTTCGAGAACACCAAGCGGTTGCTGGTCTACACGCGGGTGAAGCACCTCAAGGGACAGGGGGAGGTTTTACCGCCGGTCGTGGTGCCGGACTTCGGCGTGTACCACCCCGCCGCGTCGGACCTGTTTCCCGACGTCCCCGCGTACATCGAGTGGGCCAAGAAGACCGGGCACTTTCAACTCGGCAGCCCCCGCGTGGCCCTGCTCGTCCAGCAGGGCTTTCTGATGACGGGCGACACCACGGTGTACGAAGCCGTGGTGAACGCGCTCGAAAAGCGCGGCGTGAACGTGGCGGTGCTCTTCAGCGGTCAGAGCGCGAGCAAGCAAAAAGAGCTGCTCGCCGCCTGGAAGCCGGAGCTGATCATCGACGACCACCACGCGTCGACGGCGATCCGGCAGGGGCCCGAGGAACTCGACGTCCCGATCGTGAAGAACGTCATGCTGCTGCGGTCCACGGTTGCGGAATGGGAGGCGTCGGTCCAGGGCATGCTCCCCGCCGACGTCGGCTTGCATTTTCTCACCCAGGAGGTTCACGGCATCATCGACCCGGTGGTGACCGGCGCGATGAAGGCGAACGTCGGGGGCTACAAGCTGCACGACCCGATCCCCGACCGCGTCGAGCGGCTCGCCGGTCGCGTGACGGCCTGGATCAACCTCCGCAAGAAGGCGAACGCCGAGAAGAAGATCGCCATCGTCTATTACAACAAGTACCTCGGCAAGTCGGACGTGGGCCGCGGCAGCGCCACCGGGGCGTTCATGGACGGCCCGGAAAGTTTGTTCCGCGTGCTGAAGGCGCTGAAGGAGCGCGGCTACACGTTCACCAAGTTCCCGAAGGACACAGAGGAACTGCTCGCGTGGATGAAGCGCGACGGTCGCAATGTGGGTGCATGGGCCGACGGCGATCTGGCCGAACTAATCCGCGACGGCAAGCCGGTTCTGTGGCCGACCGCCGAGTACGAGAAGTGGTTCGCCACACTCGGCGAGACCAACCGGAACACCGTTACCAAAGCCTACGGCCCGGCCCCCGGCGCCCAGATGACGACGGCCGACCGGAAGGCGATCGTGCTGCCGCGCATCGATCTCGGCAACGTGATCCTGCTGCCGCAGCCGGCCCGCGGCCCGGAGAACGACGAGAAGCTCCTCCACGCCAAGGACGTGCCGCCGCCGCACCAGTACCTCGCGTGTTACTGGTGGCTCCAGCACGATTTCCGGGCCGACGCGGTCATGCACTTCGGCACGCACGGCACGGAGCTGCTCTTGCCCGGGAAGGCGAACGGGCTCTCGGCCGACAGCTTCGGCGACATCTGTCTGGGGAACGTGCCGAACGTCTACCCGTGGATCATCGACAACATCGCCGAGGCGATTCAGGCCAAGCGCCGCGCCTACGCGGTGACGGTCGATCACCTCACGCCGCCGCTGGAAACGACCGGACTGAGCCCCGAACTTCAGAACCTCCACGCCGACATCGACAAGTGCGCCGCCCTCGAAGAGGGGCTGCTGAAGCAGAAGTACCGCAAGACCATCTCGGACGCGGCCCGGAAGGCCGCCCTGACGCGAAACCCGGCCGACCTCTCCGACCAGGAGATCGAACAAATCGCCTTCCAACTGCACCAGGTGGAACTGTCGGTGACGGCGGTGAAACTGCACACGCTCGGCACCGAACCGGACGCGAAGCACCTCGTTCCGTTCTTGACGAGCATGTTGGGCCGCCAGTACCTGAACGACCTCGGCCGGGTCCTGCCGGTGCCGCCGGACGTGGCGAAAGAGCCGGACCACGTTCCGATCTGGGTCCGCCCGCAACTGGAAGCGATGGTCAAGGCGGTCGTGATCGACGGCTTCTCACCGGAGGACGCGCTGAAGGTCGCCGGGGCCAAGATCCCGCCGGGAGACCCGGACCGGATCGTCGAGTCCCTCCGGCGGGTCGTCGAGTACCGGAAGAACCTTGCGCAGACCGGGCGGGAGGTGGAGAACGTCTTACGCGCCCTCGAAGGGAAGTTCGTTTCCCCCGGCCCCGGAGCCGATCCGGTCCGCAACCCCGCCGCGATCCCCACCGGTCGGAACCTGTACGCCCTGAACCCCGAAGAAATCCCGACCAAACAGGCGTGGGAGGTCGGCGTACAACTGGTCGATCAGTTGCTAAAGGACCGGCCGACCCTCCGCAAGGTGGCGCTCGACCTGAACGGCCACGAGACGATCCGCGACTACGGCGTCACCGAAGCGGAGGCCCTCTACCTGATGGGCGTGCGCCCCGTCTGGGACCACAACAACCTTGCCGTGAACGTCGAGATCATCCCGCGTGAGCAACTCAAGCGCCCGCGGATCGATGTCTTCATCGCCCTCGGCGGTAGCATGCGGGACACGTTCACCTCGCGGGTCAAGCTCCTCGATAAGGCGGTCCGCCTCGTCTCCGAACTGAACGAACCGGACAACTACGTGCGGGCCGGGACCGAAGAGAAAGCCGCTGAACTGGTGAAGCGCGGGTTGGCCCCCGAGAAGGTGAAACTCTACGCCCCGGCCCGCATGTTCGGGGCGAAGCCGGGCTCGCACGGCACGCGGATTCTCTATCTGGTTCCGAAGACCGGCGCATGGGACGACCGCAAGGAAATCGCCGACGTCTACAAGCAGAACATGTCCCACGTCTTCACCGGCGATGTGTGGGGCGAGAGCGCCCCCGGGCTGTACGAGGACGCGATGAGGGGAACGGAACTGGTCCTGCGGACGTGGACGTCCAACATGACCGGTCCGCTGACCAACCACCACGTCTACGAGTACGCCGGCGGCCTGAGCCTGGCGATCGAGACGACCACCGGGCGCCAGCCGAAGCTCCTGTTCAGCGACGTGCGGGGCGCCCCGAAGGTCCGCGACTTCGACGAGGTGCTGGCCACCGAGGCCCACGTCACCATGCTGAACCCGAAGTGGCTGAAGGGCATGATGGAGAACAGCTACTCCGGGGCCGGGATGATGGCCGAGGTGGTGCGGAACACCTCCGGCTGGGAGGCCACCCGCAAGGGGGCCGTGTCGCAGGACCTGTGGAACGAGATTCACGCCGTTTACGCAAAGGACAAGCACGGGCTGCAACTGCGCGAGTGGATGGACAAGGTGAACCCGCACGCCCGGCAGGAGATCCTCGCGACGCTGATTGAAGCGAACCGCAAGGGCGACTGGAAGGCGGACGCGGCGACCGTGCGTGACCTCGCCAAAGAGTACGCGGCGAGCGTGGCGAAGCACGGCGACAGCGCGGGGCTGGCGACCGGCGGGAACGTGAAGCTCCAGACCGAGGTGGTCGCCCGGCTCAACGCGCCGGGTGACGAGGGACTGGCTGCGGCGTACAAGACCGCCATTGCGAAGTCGACCAGTGCCGCGGCTCAAGTCGCGGCGGCACCGGGAGCGGAGGCGGGTGCCGCGCCCGAGGTCGTTTCGGGCAGTGAGCTGATCCCCGAGGTCGCACGAGTGGGAGCGGAAGCAGGGCCGGTGGCATGGCTGGGTGTCGGGGTCGGTTCGGCGGCCGTGGCGCTCGTGTTGTTCGGTGCGGTCCGGCGCAGGAGGCCGGCGTGACATGGAAA from the Frigoriglobus tundricola genome contains:
- a CDS encoding cobaltochelatase subunit CobN, translated to MSRCPAARALLAALVLAGLPIHAAAGESVLVIGGWDYGETMFDRAATGIGMSAKFVTTEDTDRVTTDQLKAADLVFLLNLKPDGVATLKDRVAEAKKAKPGLLVLSLAQRDTQKSFEQAGLMASDPEIYRYWRYNGFENTKRLLVYTRVKHLKGQGEVLPPVVVPDFGVYHPAASDLFPDVPAYIEWAKKTGHFQLGSPRVALLVQQGFLMTGDTTVYEAVVNALEKRGVNVAVLFSGQSASKQKELLAAWKPELIIDDHHASTAIRQGPEELDVPIVKNVMLLRSTVAEWEASVQGMLPADVGLHFLTQEVHGIIDPVVTGAMKANVGGYKLHDPIPDRVERLAGRVTAWINLRKKANAEKKIAIVYYNKYLGKSDVGRGSATGAFMDGPESLFRVLKALKERGYTFTKFPKDTEELLAWMKRDGRNVGAWADGDLAELIRDGKPVLWPTAEYEKWFATLGETNRNTVTKAYGPAPGAQMTTADRKAIVLPRIDLGNVILLPQPARGPENDEKLLHAKDVPPPHQYLACYWWLQHDFRADAVMHFGTHGTELLLPGKANGLSADSFGDICLGNVPNVYPWIIDNIAEAIQAKRRAYAVTVDHLTPPLETTGLSPELQNLHADIDKCAALEEGLLKQKYRKTISDAARKAALTRNPADLSDQEIEQIAFQLHQVELSVTAVKLHTLGTEPDAKHLVPFLTSMLGRQYLNDLGRVLPVPPDVAKEPDHVPIWVRPQLEAMVKAVVIDGFSPEDALKVAGAKIPPGDPDRIVESLRRVVEYRKNLAQTGREVENVLRALEGKFVSPGPGADPVRNPAAIPTGRNLYALNPEEIPTKQAWEVGVQLVDQLLKDRPTLRKVALDLNGHETIRDYGVTEAEALYLMGVRPVWDHNNLAVNVEIIPREQLKRPRIDVFIALGGSMRDTFTSRVKLLDKAVRLVSELNEPDNYVRAGTEEKAAELVKRGLAPEKVKLYAPARMFGAKPGSHGTRILYLVPKTGAWDDRKEIADVYKQNMSHVFTGDVWGESAPGLYEDAMRGTELVLRTWTSNMTGPLTNHHVYEYAGGLSLAIETTTGRQPKLLFSDVRGAPKVRDFDEVLATEAHVTMLNPKWLKGMMENSYSGAGMMAEVVRNTSGWEATRKGAVSQDLWNEIHAVYAKDKHGLQLREWMDKVNPHARQEILATLIEANRKGDWKADAATVRDLAKEYAASVAKHGDSAGLATGGNVKLQTEVVARLNAPGDEGLAAAYKTAIAKSTSAAAQVAAAPGAEAGAAPEVVSGSELIPEVARVGAEAGPVAWLGVGVGSAAVALVLFGAVRRRRPA
- a CDS encoding tyrosine-type recombinase/integrase, whose translation is MPGVFNSKESKDAWARLMLEQEVAPKGATVAGRDGLLLVELLDAYHTHAERHYRTPDGKPTSELAEVKLVIRALRETYGQEPAKDFGPLKLKAVRQGWVIAKLSRKEVNRRTNIARRIFKWAAAEELVPAATFTALATLAGLQKGRTTARETEPITPVDDATVDATLPHLNRFVRAMIEVQRLTGCRPGEACALRQCGIDESGAVWFYWPRQHKTAHKDKTRVIAIGPKCQALLEEFFTDDPSDFLFSAALAVEEAHAARTTNRKTPRFPSHMERSAKKRTRRPKRPPAACYTYHSYGRAVARACDRAFPAPAPLGQRAGETAAAWKARLTPGEKEQLKQWQDARRWAPNQLRHTFATMVRKEHGLEAAQVLLGHSKADVTQIYAEKNQSLAAAVAAKVG
- a CDS encoding transposase, encoding MIQSPIFDQFVNHSPLSVMSRATIERVFSTSSLDALFDRVADAGYTRELLFSTVVDLMSRVVFRKAPHVQSAYQQRAEQIPVTLKSVYEKLQNIEPVVSAELVRHVTGRCYDVIAEMGGTRTPLLAGRRVRILDGNHLAATQKRLQVTRGHTAGPLPGQALAILDPQAMVIADLIPCEDAHTQERALLGQVLAKVDIGEVWVGDRNFCTLEFLCELEQKEAFFVIRRHGNTTIEAEPGVDWGAEVETETGWVRERRVWLCVGGLRVLEVRCVRVRLRRPTEDGDVAIEVLTNLPVEEADAAAIANLYRNRWTIEGAFHELTMSLRCEVETLGYPKAALFGFAVAVSAYNVLSVLKAALRVAHGEETVANEVSSYYLVLELSAVYAGMMIARPAPLWSGFGSMPVAEFAGHLGRWATQVNMERIRKSPRKPTKNPTPRIQDPGPHVATARLLNDAKKNKKSAKK
- a CDS encoding DUF1559 domain-containing protein; translated protein: MSRSGPNRSAFTLIELLVVIAIIAILIGLLLPAVQKVREAAARMKCQNNLKQIVLACHNYESAQGGLPILYPSSNQLGWMTPVLPYIEQQNLGNIYNLNYPWFDTVNATAIQQRIPIFECPSSPVAHSYTGFDSGFASQGGGGTANTTFITAVTDYFAISAAGGDYATYYSSSNDTSGPFGSQSATPPASRQLIQITDGTSNTFMVGEEAGRPYLYVTGGKQVHNANFPSYVGSYGYNPGSDIALDYGWGSWAHNNNFNVGTWGADGLSKNGPCAINCSNYRGVYSFHTGGANFGFADGSVHFISSSLAPAAYYALITARGGEVIPSY